A single genomic interval of Polyangia bacterium harbors:
- a CDS encoding DUF1572 family protein, producing MRAVVVSIEGEFRRYRALAEGAFRQLSEVQLGQMTGAGDNSVATITWHVAGNLRSRFTDFLTGDGEKPDRDRDSEFLSRQVTHAALLAFLERWLGPLVRGAR from the coding sequence GTGCGGGCCGTGGTGGTGTCGATTGAAGGCGAATTCAGGCGATACCGGGCGCTGGCCGAGGGCGCCTTCCGGCAGCTCAGCGAGGTGCAACTGGGACAGATGACGGGCGCCGGCGACAATTCGGTGGCCACCATCACCTGGCACGTGGCCGGCAATCTGCGCTCGCGCTTTACGGATTTTCTCACCGGCGACGGCGAAAAACCGGACCGCGATCGCGACAGCGAGTTTCTTTCCCGTCAGGTCACGCACGCCGCGCTACTCGCATTTCTGGAGCGGTGGCTGGGACCTCTTGTTCGCGGCGCTCGCTGA
- a CDS encoding gamma carbonic anhydrase family protein — translation MATVATSVPVIPGPLPEADALDARVRALRERFPRAIVDRYLAALPTIGARVLLSAGAAVVGDVQLSDDVSIWYGAVLRGDLAPIVVGRGTNIQDGAVIHVGDDSPCIVGAEIVVGHRAMLHACRIEDGCLIGMQSTILDEAVIGQGSIVGAGALVTQRTVIPPRSLVLGAPARVIKHLDESDEAFHRALAGKYARLKENYRCDALRNDQR, via the coding sequence ATGGCCACAGTCGCGACCTCCGTTCCCGTCATTCCTGGACCGCTGCCCGAAGCAGATGCGCTGGACGCCCGCGTCCGCGCGCTGCGCGAACGGTTTCCACGCGCCATCGTCGATCGATACTTGGCGGCGCTGCCGACGATCGGTGCGCGTGTGTTGTTGTCGGCCGGCGCCGCCGTGGTCGGCGACGTGCAACTGAGCGACGACGTGTCTATCTGGTATGGCGCGGTCTTGCGCGGCGATCTGGCGCCCATCGTCGTCGGGCGCGGCACGAACATTCAAGATGGTGCGGTCATTCACGTCGGCGACGATTCGCCCTGCATCGTCGGGGCGGAGATCGTGGTCGGCCACCGCGCCATGCTGCACGCCTGCCGGATCGAAGACGGCTGCTTGATCGGCATGCAGTCGACCATCCTGGACGAGGCGGTGATCGGCCAGGGATCGATCGTCGGCGCCGGGGCGCTGGTCACGCAGCGGACGGTCATTCCCCCGCGCAGCTTGGTCCTGGGCGCGCCGGCGCGGGTGATCAAGCATCTTGACGAATCTGACGAGGCTTTTCATCGGGCCCTGGCCGGGAAATACGCTCGCCTGAAGGAGAACTATCGATGCGACGCCTTGAGGAACGATCAACGATGA
- a CDS encoding SDR family oxidoreductase, giving the protein MDYRWNDNEAAKHGDDLAQLIYLSNVVGTDPTLTQPGGGNSSVKRQETDFAGRTVDVLRVKGSGTDLRTIGRAGFTGLRMNDLGFLRRRDRMSDEEMMAFMRACMLDAREPAPSVETPLHSVLRHRFIVHTHDFATQALTDTPRPEALVREALGSAVAYIDYVRPGFPLAHAVSQLGPLPDEAKGLVLGRHGLIAWGHTAKDCYDSLFALINRSEKFLAEKRGSRPFIEVRVPVPPVAERRATARQILPLLRAGLATQRPPIAYPILHWDGSDEATSFAGSAQAAALAARGMVTPEHILRCGRVALAVKEDLASLPVADAARALAHALAGFAAETRVVYERQKDRTAAPMLEPTPRVVLLPGLGLVTAMKDKTNAVVGNLCYRHAMRVMEAAESLGGFRFLDEADAVEFEYWPLELAKLNAPEKELSRQVALVTGAASGIGRAIAERLAAEGAHLVLTDIAGDALRQTAAAIGKLCKDAQRVIAVEADATRAADAAHAVTEAVLTFGGLDILVCNAGFIQAGPIDLIAPDDWARHFEVNVGGYFLAVREAVAVMKAQGRGAIVFNASKGAFAPTADNAAYASSKAAVAALARNLATELGPHGIRVNYINADFVDTPLMNQLIAQRAAQKGISPAQQTDEYRRRNLLSVGPIPPSAVAEAALFFSSPRARFTTGGMLTVDGGIKEAMPR; this is encoded by the coding sequence GTGGATTATCGCTGGAATGACAACGAGGCGGCCAAGCACGGCGACGACCTGGCGCAGCTGATCTATCTGTCGAACGTGGTCGGGACGGATCCGACGCTGACCCAACCCGGCGGCGGCAACAGCTCGGTCAAGCGGCAGGAGACGGACTTTGCCGGACGTACGGTCGACGTCCTGCGCGTCAAGGGCAGCGGCACCGATCTGCGAACCATCGGGAGGGCTGGATTCACCGGGCTGCGCATGAACGATCTGGGCTTCCTGCGGCGGCGCGATCGGATGTCCGACGAAGAGATGATGGCGTTCATGCGCGCGTGCATGCTGGATGCGCGCGAGCCGGCGCCGTCGGTGGAGACGCCGCTGCACTCGGTGCTGCGGCATCGGTTCATCGTGCACACGCACGACTTCGCCACGCAGGCCTTGACCGACACGCCGCGCCCGGAGGCGCTGGTGCGCGAGGCGCTGGGTTCCGCGGTGGCGTACATCGATTACGTACGGCCGGGGTTTCCGCTGGCGCATGCGGTGTCGCAGCTGGGGCCGCTGCCCGACGAGGCGAAGGGTTTGGTGCTGGGTCGGCACGGCCTCATCGCCTGGGGCCACACGGCCAAGGATTGCTATGACAGCTTGTTCGCCCTCATCAATCGCAGCGAAAAATTCCTCGCCGAAAAGCGCGGCTCGCGACCGTTCATCGAGGTGCGCGTGCCGGTGCCGCCGGTCGCAGAGCGACGGGCGACGGCGCGGCAGATCTTGCCGCTGCTGCGGGCCGGCCTGGCAACGCAGCGGCCGCCGATCGCTTACCCGATCTTGCATTGGGACGGCTCCGACGAGGCGACGTCGTTCGCCGGCTCGGCGCAGGCGGCGGCGCTGGCGGCCCGCGGAATGGTCACGCCCGAGCACATCCTGCGCTGCGGGCGGGTGGCGCTGGCGGTGAAAGAAGACCTGGCGTCGCTGCCGGTGGCCGACGCTGCCCGGGCGCTGGCGCACGCCCTGGCCGGTTTCGCCGCCGAGACGCGCGTGGTTTACGAACGCCAGAAGGATCGGACCGCCGCGCCGATGCTGGAGCCGACGCCGCGGGTTGTGCTACTGCCTGGCCTGGGCCTGGTGACAGCGATGAAAGACAAAACCAACGCGGTGGTTGGCAATCTTTGTTACCGCCATGCCATGCGCGTGATGGAAGCCGCCGAATCGCTGGGTGGCTTTCGATTTCTGGACGAAGCGGATGCGGTTGAATTCGAATACTGGCCGCTGGAGCTGGCCAAGCTGAACGCGCCCGAGAAAGAGCTGTCGCGGCAGGTGGCGCTGGTGACCGGCGCGGCCAGCGGCATCGGGCGAGCCATCGCCGAGCGCTTGGCCGCCGAGGGCGCGCACCTGGTGCTGACCGATATTGCCGGCGATGCCCTTCGCCAGACGGCGGCGGCGATCGGCAAGCTGTGCAAGGACGCGCAGCGGGTGATCGCCGTCGAGGCCGACGCCACCCGCGCCGCCGACGCCGCTCACGCCGTGACCGAGGCGGTGCTGACCTTCGGTGGCCTGGACATTCTGGTTTGCAACGCCGGGTTCATCCAGGCCGGGCCGATCGACCTGATCGCGCCCGACGACTGGGCCCGTCACTTCGAGGTCAACGTGGGCGGTTATTTTCTGGCCGTGCGCGAGGCGGTGGCGGTGATGAAGGCGCAAGGGCGGGGGGCCATCGTCTTCAACGCCTCGAAGGGCGCGTTCGCGCCGACGGCGGACAACGCGGCCTACGCCAGCTCGAAGGCGGCGGTGGCGGCGCTGGCCCGCAACCTGGCGACGGAGCTGGGGCCGCACGGCATCCGGGTGAATTACATCAATGCTGACTTCGTCGACACGCCGCTGATGAACCAGCTGATCGCCCAGCGGGCGGCGCAAAAAGGCATCTCGCCGGCGCAGCAAACCGACGAATACCGGCGGCGCAACTTGCTGTCGGTCGGGCCCATCCCACCTTCGGCGGTGGCGGAGGCGGCGCTGTTCTTCTCCTCGCCGCGGGCGCGGTTCACCACCGGCGGCATGCTGACCGTCGATGGCGGCATCAAAGAAGCGATGCCGCGGTAG
- the prfB gene encoding peptide chain release factor 2 (programmed frameshift): MEISPLRERISKLQSRLAILRGHLDIDGKRRRIGELDHEAGTPEFWNVADKAQATLREQARLKSTVDGYEGQMRAIEDAQILVDLADEAKDEATAAEAAATLAASEDVVAKMEFARMLTGPYDRQGALLSINAGAGGTESQDWAEMLLRMYSRWAERKGYKVEQLDLQPGDEAGIKSVTIGIEGEWAYGYLRAEFGVHRLVRISPYDSQARRHTSFASVFIYPDIDETVKVEIDDKDLRIDVMRSSGAGGQHVNKTESAVRITHIPTGIAVHCQSERSQHKNRGTAMRILRSKLFEVEQKKMEDKMGGIHAQKKAIEWGNQIRSYVLAPYRLVSDHRTGLKVSQVDDVLDGDLDQFMVAQLLLLAGDPSAAPVTKPEDDDL; the protein is encoded by the exons ATGGAAATCAGCCCCCTGCGAGAACGCATCAGCAAGCTGCAAAGCCGCTTGGCGATTCTCCGGGGGCATCTT GACATCGACGGCAAACGCAGGCGCATAGGCGAACTGGACCACGAGGCGGGCACGCCGGAGTTCTGGAACGTCGCAGACAAAGCCCAGGCCACGCTGCGCGAGCAGGCGCGGCTGAAGTCGACCGTCGACGGGTACGAAGGGCAGATGCGCGCCATCGAGGACGCGCAGATCCTGGTCGACCTGGCCGACGAGGCCAAGGACGAAGCGACCGCTGCTGAAGCTGCCGCCACGCTGGCCGCGTCGGAGGACGTGGTCGCGAAGATGGAGTTCGCGCGCATGCTGACCGGTCCGTACGACCGGCAGGGCGCCTTGCTGAGCATCAATGCCGGCGCCGGCGGGACCGAGTCGCAGGATTGGGCCGAGATGCTGCTGCGCATGTACTCGCGCTGGGCCGAGCGCAAAGGATACAAGGTCGAGCAGCTTGATCTGCAGCCCGGCGACGAGGCCGGCATCAAGAGCGTCACCATCGGCATCGAGGGCGAGTGGGCCTACGGTTACCTGCGCGCCGAGTTCGGGGTGCACCGGCTGGTGCGCATCTCGCCCTACGATTCGCAGGCGCGCCGCCACACCTCGTTCGCCAGCGTGTTCATTTACCCCGACATCGACGAGACGGTGAAGGTGGAGATCGACGACAAGGATCTGCGCATCGACGTCATGCGATCGTCGGGCGCCGGCGGCCAGCACGTGAACAAGACCGAATCCGCGGTGCGCATCACCCACATCCCCACCGGCATCGCCGTGCACTGCCAGTCGGAACGGTCGCAGCACAAGAACCGAGGCACGGCCATGCGCATCCTGCGGTCCAAGCTGTTCGAGGTCGAACAAAAGAAAATGGAAGACAAGATGGGCGGCATCCACGCCCAGAAGAAAGCCATCGAGTGGGGCAACCAGATTCGTTCGTACGTGCTGGCGCCCTACCGACTGGTCTCCGACCACCGCACCGGCTTGAAGGTCAGCCAGGTGGACGACGTCCTCGACGGCGATCTGGATCAGTTCATGGTCGCCCAGCTTTTGTTGTTGGCAGGTGACCCCTCTGCCGCGCCGGTGACAAAGCCGGAGGACGACGACCTGTAA
- the lysS gene encoding lysine--tRNA ligase, with translation MADERELIAEREKKAVEIRAAGRNPYANGFVPSHAIGEVVAKFADRTPPVAGAADGHAGGGAPELLSDEKFTVAGRVVAYRGFGKAAFVKIADRSGVIQVYVKKDAIGDQAFEVWKRVERGDFIGAAGGAMFTKTGELSILADSVTVLTKATRPLPEKWHGLSDVEIRYRQRYVDLVVNPDVREVFRKRTAIVRHIRQFLDGRGYMEVETPMMHGVLGGAAARPFATHHNALDLNLFMRIAPELYLKRLVVGGFDRVYEIGRNFRNEGLSRQHNPEFTMLEFYQAYATYEDLMNLTEELFRELAREVSGGEAISYGGQPISLASPWPRIPMKDAIVSASAAGLLPRGLERPVLDDEAALAAWLAGHGLTEGKDELAAVLRKSDSHGERVGALFDYAGEKALPADRPAFVTEYPAETSPLSRRNDADPTKVDRFELFIVGREHANAFSELNDPADQRARFQRQVDARAKGREETMDYDEDYCRALEYGMPPTAGEGIGIDRLVMLLTDQPSIRDVILFPLMRPERDG, from the coding sequence ATGGCTGACGAACGCGAGTTGATTGCGGAACGCGAAAAGAAAGCAGTCGAGATCCGTGCCGCGGGACGAAATCCTTACGCCAACGGCTTCGTGCCTTCCCACGCCATCGGCGAGGTGGTGGCGAAGTTCGCCGACCGCACGCCGCCGGTCGCCGGCGCAGCGGACGGGCACGCTGGAGGCGGGGCGCCGGAACTTCTGTCGGACGAAAAGTTCACCGTCGCCGGCCGCGTCGTCGCCTACCGCGGGTTCGGCAAGGCGGCCTTCGTCAAAATCGCTGACCGGTCGGGCGTCATCCAGGTCTACGTGAAGAAGGACGCCATCGGCGATCAGGCGTTCGAAGTTTGGAAGCGCGTCGAGCGCGGCGATTTCATCGGCGCGGCGGGCGGGGCGATGTTCACCAAGACCGGCGAGCTGTCGATCCTGGCAGACTCGGTCACCGTGTTGACCAAGGCGACGCGGCCGCTGCCCGAAAAATGGCATGGGCTATCCGACGTGGAGATCCGCTATCGCCAGCGCTACGTCGACCTGGTCGTCAACCCCGACGTACGCGAGGTCTTCCGCAAGCGCACGGCCATCGTGCGACACATCCGCCAGTTCCTGGACGGGCGCGGCTACATGGAGGTCGAGACGCCGATGATGCACGGGGTGCTGGGCGGCGCCGCCGCGCGACCTTTCGCCACCCATCACAACGCGCTGGACCTGAACCTGTTCATGCGCATCGCGCCCGAGCTGTACTTGAAGCGCCTGGTGGTTGGCGGGTTCGATCGCGTCTACGAGATCGGCCGCAACTTTCGCAACGAAGGCCTGTCGCGCCAGCACAACCCGGAGTTCACCATGCTGGAGTTTTATCAGGCCTACGCGACTTACGAAGACCTGATGAACCTGACCGAAGAACTGTTCCGCGAGCTCGCGCGCGAAGTGTCAGGCGGCGAAGCGATCAGCTACGGCGGTCAGCCGATCAGTCTGGCGTCGCCCTGGCCCCGCATCCCGATGAAGGACGCCATCGTCAGCGCGTCGGCGGCTGGCCTGCTGCCGCGCGGGTTGGAGCGGCCGGTCCTCGACGACGAGGCGGCGCTGGCGGCGTGGTTGGCGGGCCACGGGCTCACCGAAGGCAAGGACGAGCTGGCGGCGGTGCTGCGCAAATCCGACAGTCACGGCGAACGCGTCGGCGCCTTGTTCGATTACGCTGGGGAAAAGGCCTTGCCCGCCGATCGCCCCGCCTTCGTCACCGAATACCCGGCCGAGACATCCCCGCTGTCCCGCCGCAACGACGCCGATCCCACCAAGGTCGACCGCTTCGAGCTGTTCATCGTCGGCCGCGAGCACGCCAACGCCTTCTCCGAGCTGAACGACCCGGCCGACCAACGGGCGCGGTTTCAGCGCCAGGTCGACGCCAGGGCCAAGGGCCGCGAAGAGACCATGGACTACGACGAAGACTATTGCCGCGCTCTGGAGTACGGCATGCCTCCCACGGCGGGCGAGGGCATCGGCATCGATCGCCTGGTCATGCTGCTGACCGACCAGCCGTCGATTCGCGACGTCATCTTGTTTCCGCTGATGCGTCCCGAGCGCGACGGATAA
- a CDS encoding FtsX-like permease family protein, with translation MLAPGFEWFVAWRHLRDPDRQSRKTLFIGLTTIALGVAALALVRFAPSLFTVRVGDAMEILSSRQTVLAENVKIGGFIAVGAGLLLSILGALFASFTVFTAFSIFGVFLGTGAPIIALSVMSGFEADLKSKIRATKADIVVSTDDEHPFKDWEAVEAKVKSVDGVVASMAYVEGEVIVKHVSNPAGMGIILRGIEPRRAMQVLDLGRTLVEGKVEYLLHPEQIATDDPDLLRPLDEPDKDGQGGSEAGKASKEKLAPAPRPVLPGILLGDELYARTLRVYMGSDVDVACPMCGVGPTGPIPKMRPFRVAGHFYTGMYEFDSKLAYAPLADVQRFLDMQGEVTGVEIRTRDPDRAPAIAQAISAVLGPGYEVRSWEELNRSLFMALKLEKIAMFVVLTFIALVASFSIVSNLIMLVTEKGREIAILKSMGARDGAILRVFFAEGLYIGLLGLALGLACGIGGCLVIGRYGLPLDPDVYYIQKLPVVMRGGEIAGVALAALGLCCLATLYPAWLASRLRPVAGLRYE, from the coding sequence ATGCTGGCGCCTGGGTTCGAATGGTTCGTGGCCTGGCGCCACCTGCGCGATCCGGATCGACAATCGCGCAAGACGCTGTTCATCGGCTTGACGACCATCGCTCTCGGCGTGGCGGCGCTGGCGCTGGTGCGGTTCGCCCCGTCGCTGTTCACCGTGCGCGTGGGCGATGCCATGGAGATTCTGTCCAGCCGCCAGACCGTGCTGGCCGAGAACGTGAAGATCGGCGGCTTCATCGCCGTCGGCGCCGGCCTGCTGCTGTCGATCCTGGGCGCGCTCTTCGCCAGCTTCACGGTGTTCACTGCGTTTTCGATCTTCGGCGTCTTCCTCGGCACTGGCGCGCCGATCATTGCGCTGTCTGTCATGTCTGGGTTCGAGGCCGATCTGAAGTCGAAGATCCGCGCCACCAAGGCCGACATCGTGGTCAGCACCGACGACGAGCACCCGTTCAAGGACTGGGAAGCCGTCGAGGCGAAGGTGAAATCCGTCGACGGCGTGGTGGCTTCGATGGCCTACGTCGAAGGCGAGGTGATCGTCAAACACGTCTCGAACCCGGCCGGCATGGGCATCATCCTGCGCGGCATCGAACCGCGCCGGGCCATGCAGGTGCTGGACCTGGGACGCACGCTGGTGGAAGGCAAGGTCGAGTACCTGCTGCACCCCGAACAGATCGCCACCGACGATCCGGATCTGCTGCGCCCGCTGGACGAACCGGACAAGGACGGCCAAGGTGGCAGCGAAGCGGGTAAGGCCAGCAAAGAGAAGCTGGCGCCCGCGCCGCGCCCGGTGCTGCCGGGGATTCTTCTGGGCGACGAGCTTTATGCCCGCACGCTGCGCGTCTACATGGGCAGCGACGTCGACGTGGCCTGCCCGATGTGCGGCGTCGGCCCCACCGGACCGATTCCCAAGATGCGGCCGTTCCGGGTGGCCGGGCATTTTTACACCGGCATGTACGAGTTCGATTCCAAGCTGGCCTACGCGCCGCTGGCCGACGTGCAGCGTTTTCTCGATATGCAAGGCGAGGTCACCGGCGTCGAGATCCGCACCCGCGACCCAGACCGGGCGCCGGCCATCGCCCAGGCCATCAGCGCGGTGTTAGGTCCAGGTTACGAAGTGCGCTCGTGGGAAGAGCTGAACCGCAGCTTGTTCATGGCCTTGAAGCTGGAAAAGATCGCCATGTTCGTGGTGCTGACCTTCATCGCCCTGGTGGCGTCGTTCTCGATCGTCTCGAACCTGATCATGCTGGTGACGGAGAAGGGCCGCGAGATCGCCATCCTGAAGTCGATGGGCGCCCGCGACGGAGCGATCCTGCGCGTGTTCTTCGCCGAGGGCCTTTACATCGGGCTGCTGGGCCTGGCCCTGGGCCTGGCCTGCGGCATCGGCGGCTGCCTGGTGATCGGCCGCTATGGCCTGCCGCTGGATCCCGACGTCTATTACATCCAGAAGCTGCCGGTGGTGATGCGCGGGGGCGAGATCGCCGGCGTGGCCCTGGCCGCCCTGGGTCTGTGTTGCCTGGCCACGCTGTACCCGGCGTGGCTGGCGTCGCGCCTGCGGCCGGTGGCCGGGCTGCGCTACGAATAG
- a CDS encoding ABC transporter ATP-binding protein has protein sequence MSPVATPAVPALAAVGHSDVDRHRRGGAHVVVRNLSKEFHLGGRVIPVLRGLDFELQPGEIASVVGASGVGKSTLLQVLGTLDAPTSGAISFDGTEVTAMSAARLAEFRNREIGFVFQFHHLLPEFTALENAMMPGLILRLPRAECVARSRAMLSRLGLGDRLTHRPGELSGGEQQRVALARALLLSPRLLLADEPTGNLDTKTGREMHQLFFELNRELGMTILIVTHNNELAAQTPRKLRMADGRITDEA, from the coding sequence ATGAGTCCGGTCGCAACGCCTGCCGTGCCTGCGCTGGCGGCTGTCGGCCACAGTGATGTGGATCGACACCGCCGCGGAGGCGCGCACGTGGTGGTGCGCAACCTGTCCAAGGAGTTTCACCTGGGCGGGCGGGTCATCCCCGTGCTGCGCGGCCTGGATTTCGAGCTGCAACCGGGCGAGATCGCCTCGGTGGTGGGCGCGTCGGGCGTGGGCAAGTCGACGCTGTTGCAAGTGCTGGGCACGCTGGACGCGCCGACGTCGGGCGCCATCTCGTTCGACGGCACCGAGGTGACCGCGATGTCGGCGGCGCGCCTGGCCGAGTTTCGCAACCGGGAGATCGGCTTCGTTTTCCAGTTTCATCATCTGCTGCCGGAGTTCACCGCCCTCGAAAACGCCATGATGCCGGGCCTGATCCTGCGGCTGCCGCGCGCCGAGTGCGTGGCGCGTTCGCGCGCCATGCTGTCGCGCCTGGGCCTGGGCGATCGGCTGACTCACCGGCCAGGCGAACTGTCGGGCGGCGAGCAGCAGCGGGTGGCGCTGGCCCGGGCGCTGCTGCTGTCGCCGCGCTTGCTGCTGGCCGACGAGCCGACCGGCAACCTGGACACCAAGACCGGGCGCGAGATGCACCAACTTTTCTTCGAGCTGAACCGCGAGCTCGGCATGACGATCCTGATCGTCACCCACAACAACGAGCTGGCTGCTCAGACGCCGCGCAAGCTGCGCATGGCCGACGGTCGGATCACGGACGAGGCCTGA
- the bamA gene encoding outer membrane protein assembly factor BamA — translation MTSCAGIARAAALAAMFIFVARPPVAVAADKPSAADTKADAPAAAGTGDGAAEATPAVDTGKVVKLQFRGNRKVEDDAIKVNLKTKVGVTLTQEMLRDDVRAIWKMGYFEDVQVEATDVKGGGMSIVFILKEKPSINKIYVAGNEAVELSKINEVLDIKKEQILDLSKLKKNQEKIKDLYVEKGFYMAEVTYELKRNAPAEVDVWFRIRENAKVEVRRVNFVGNSAVPDSDLRDIIITHEGSLLSILNQAGTYREDVFQRDLLLLQAYYWDRGYVQVKVGSPLLELSPDKQSMYITITIDEGPQYTLGSVDVQGDLLESKEFFLSRVSVRPGEIFNRSKLSEDLQRLTDFYKDRGFAYVNASPSTPVNDKTRTVDVIFEIQKGELVSFDRINIRGNSKTRDKVIRRELRIYEGETYNQTLIDASKRRVNALGYFEKVDISTKRGDTDNQMDVNVEVSERPTGTFQIGAGFSSVENFIAQAQISQNNLLGRGQLLTLQAQLSSLRQLFLLQFQDLYFLDTNWTFGFNLFKQDRYLYSFTRSSNGASLTWGYLLAEDLRLLLTYTLEDVSVSTGGFRSLFSGGQRDPTPVGQIANLLRSGVTSAGQALLSYDSRDNRLFPTKGFYNTLSAEVADHFLLSENVFTRYQAVGRFFYPIWGPFVLRMKLEGGLIASRDPRGVPIFERYFVGGIYDIRGFAPRSLGPTILAPSSQSQDASLSNFLIGGNMQVLANAEIEFPIFDKVGIRGVVFTDMGNAFNLEDQYCKLSPHGVDASKDPCSNPLNLGAYRESWGFGFRWFSPIGPLRFEWGIPFKTLPGEQPIVFEFTIGNFF, via the coding sequence ATGACTTCTTGTGCAGGGATCGCTCGGGCGGCCGCGCTGGCCGCCATGTTTATTTTTGTCGCGCGGCCGCCGGTGGCCGTCGCCGCCGACAAGCCGTCCGCGGCGGACACCAAGGCGGATGCGCCTGCTGCTGCCGGCACCGGCGATGGCGCCGCCGAGGCCACGCCGGCCGTCGACACCGGCAAGGTGGTCAAGCTGCAGTTTCGCGGCAACCGCAAGGTCGAGGACGACGCCATCAAGGTCAACTTGAAGACCAAGGTCGGCGTCACCCTGACGCAAGAGATGCTGCGCGACGATGTGCGGGCCATCTGGAAGATGGGCTACTTCGAAGACGTGCAGGTCGAGGCCACCGACGTCAAGGGCGGCGGCATGTCGATCGTCTTCATCCTCAAGGAGAAGCCGTCGATCAACAAGATCTACGTCGCCGGCAACGAAGCCGTCGAGCTGTCGAAGATCAACGAGGTCCTGGACATCAAGAAGGAGCAGATCCTCGACCTGTCCAAGCTGAAAAAGAACCAGGAAAAGATCAAAGACCTCTACGTCGAAAAAGGCTTCTACATGGCCGAGGTGACGTACGAGCTCAAGCGCAACGCCCCGGCCGAGGTGGACGTCTGGTTCCGCATCCGGGAGAACGCCAAGGTCGAGGTGCGGCGGGTGAACTTCGTCGGCAACAGCGCCGTCCCCGACAGCGACCTGCGCGACATCATCATCACCCACGAGGGCAGCCTGCTGTCGATCCTGAACCAGGCCGGCACGTATCGGGAAGACGTCTTCCAGCGCGACCTCTTGCTGCTGCAAGCGTACTACTGGGACCGCGGTTATGTGCAGGTCAAGGTCGGCTCGCCGCTGCTGGAGCTGTCGCCTGACAAGCAGTCGATGTACATCACCATCACGATCGACGAAGGGCCGCAGTACACCCTGGGCTCGGTCGACGTGCAGGGCGATCTCCTCGAGTCGAAGGAGTTCTTTCTCAGCCGGGTCTCGGTGAGGCCGGGCGAGATCTTCAACCGGTCAAAGCTGTCCGAAGACCTGCAGCGCCTGACCGATTTCTACAAGGACCGCGGCTTCGCCTACGTCAACGCCAGCCCGTCGACGCCGGTCAACGACAAGACCCGCACCGTCGACGTCATCTTCGAGATTCAAAAGGGCGAGCTGGTTTCCTTCGACCGCATCAACATCCGCGGCAACAGCAAGACCCGTGACAAGGTCATCCGTCGCGAGCTGCGCATCTATGAAGGCGAGACCTACAACCAGACCTTGATCGACGCCTCCAAGCGCCGGGTGAACGCGCTCGGTTACTTCGAGAAGGTCGACATCTCGACCAAGCGCGGGGACACCGACAACCAGATGGACGTCAACGTCGAGGTGTCGGAGCGGCCCACCGGCACGTTCCAGATCGGCGCCGGCTTCTCGTCGGTGGAGAACTTCATCGCCCAGGCGCAGATCTCGCAGAACAACCTGCTCGGCCGCGGCCAGCTCTTGACGTTGCAGGCGCAGCTTTCCAGCCTGCGGCAGCTCTTTCTCCTCCAGTTTCAGGATCTGTACTTCCTGGACACCAACTGGACCTTCGGCTTCAACCTGTTCAAGCAGGACCGCTATCTCTATTCGTTCACCCGGTCGTCGAATGGCGCCAGCCTGACCTGGGGCTACTTGCTGGCCGAAGACCTGCGCTTGCTGCTGACGTACACGCTGGAAGACGTCAGCGTGTCGACGGGTGGCTTTCGCAGTCTTTTCAGCGGCGGTCAGCGCGATCCGACGCCGGTGGGTCAGATCGCCAACCTCCTGCGGTCGGGCGTGACCTCGGCGGGGCAGGCGCTGCTGTCCTATGACTCGCGCGACAACCGGCTGTTTCCCACCAAAGGTTTTTACAACACGCTGTCGGCCGAGGTCGCCGACCACTTCCTGCTGTCGGAGAACGTCTTCACCCGCTATCAGGCGGTCGGTCGCTTCTTCTATCCGATCTGGGGACCGTTCGTATTGCGCATGAAACTGGAAGGCGGCTTGATCGCCAGCCGCGATCCGCGCGGCGTGCCCATCTTCGAACGCTACTTCGTGGGCGGCATCTACGATATCCGCGGCTTCGCCCCCCGGTCGTTGGGGCCGACCATCCTGGCGCCCAGCAGCCAGTCGCAGGACGCGTCGCTGTCGAACTTTCTCATCGGCGGCAACATGCAGGTGCTGGCCAACGCCGAAATTGAATTCCCCATCTTCGACAAGGTGGGCATTCGTGGCGTGGTCTTTACTGACATGGGCAACGCCTTCAACCTGGAAGACCAGTACTGCAAGCTCAGCCCGCACGGGGTCGATGCCAGCAAAGATCCGTGCAGCAATCCGCTCAATCTGGGCGCCTACCGGGAAAGCTGGGGGTTCGGGTTCCGCTGGTTCTCGCCCATCGGGCCGCTGCGGTTCGAGTGGGGCATTCCGTTCAAGACGTTGCCTGGCGAGCAGCCGATCGTCTTCGAGTTCACCATTGGCAACTTTTTCTAA